GATATAGCTCCACCACGGACCGTAACGGTAAAGGACTTCGTCTCCCCaacagaagagaaggaaaggagCGAAGGGGTGACGCTGACCGTCAAAGGATATGGCGCAGCCCAAGAGGCGTAGTACGTCGAGTTCGGCGCTCCCACGTTGGTCACCGTCCGAGGAAAGACCCCTAGAATTCTCTGCCCATCAATCACAGATAGCGCAAAGGATGGGTAGTTGAGGCCCCATGCATTCCCGATGGTGGTGGTGTTCGGGCAAGTGCTCGAGTCACCGGTGACCAGCCTAAGAGTGCTCGTGTTGTAGCCCTGCTTGCAGAGGAAGTCGACGTAATCTTTCTCGGATGCATCAAAGATCAATCCTGGAGTCAGAGCCTTTCTCGGGTCGATCTGGCCTGCGCCGTAGGCAAACTCGGCATCTGCGTTCTTCCTTGGATCCATGACAGTCGCTGCAAACCATGATATTAGTCATCTTCAGGTGAAATCGAACTTATGAAACGCAAAGAAAAGCTCCATTTTCTTGATCCCGTTTGCTTTACCAGTTGTCATGAGAGCAGACTTGATGGCAGCAGGCGACCACCCGGGGTGTGCCGATTTGATGTAGGCAGCAGCGCCGCTAACGTGAGGACAAGACATGGACGTGCCGGAGATCACATTATACTTCACTCTCAGTGGGTCGTCTTCGGAGACCGAAGGTGGCGCCACCGGAGACCAGGCAGCGAGAATATCTACGCCAGGTGCAGTCAGATCGGGCTGTCGATATTGCCAGTTATTCAGAATCTCATGACAGTACTAATGGGGATAgaggaatgaattcaaatgaAGCAAGGAACGGGTGGTACCTTGAGCATGTCGGGGACGACTGTATTGGGTCCTCTAGATGAGAACGAGACCACAGTTGGAGCCATGACATCTTCAATTGTCTCGCCCATCAAGATTGTTGCAAAAGGATTGCTGACATGGGATTGAGCTCGTGTGTTCAGTAAAACAGGAGCAGCTAATTAGCATCAGAGAAAATGAGATCATTGATTTGCTGCAATCCTCTTACGTACCTAGTGGACTGGATGTATGCCAATATTTGCGCACCATCTTCTACGCTGATCACAGTTGCAGGTAATGGGTAAGAGAAGGCCAAGTCGGAGTACTCCGAGTCGCTCATGATGACTCCAAGACCATGGGCCATCAAGACACCAGAACCATCCGAAATGCTGTCGCAAAGCACTATCTTGTGCTCTGTTTTGTAGGAATTCAGACTACCAGGAAAGCAATACTTGGAGATATCACCTGATGCACCTGCTGAGATGTTTGGAGCACCTCCCCCATATATCAATGAATATGTGCCCACGAGCGCGAATCGATTAATGGAGTTTCCCTACATGTTGGGAGCATATTAAGCAAGATAAGCTAGTAACTTTTagattttaaatctataaaataGGATCCAGTACTCACAATGAAGATCTGTCCATTGCCGAGGGCAACTTTGGCTATAAATTTCCTGTCGATGGAGCTCGCGGCAACAGTGATTGTCCAAGGAGCGACATTAGTCACTGTTCGTGGGTCAGGACCAGAATTGCCTGCAGAATTGGCTGTTAAGATGCCATTCTTCATCGCATGGAACGACCCGATGGCTATGGGATCGCGGAAGAAAGGACGAGGGGGTCCTCCGAGGGAGACGGACAGTATGTCAACTCCATCAGCAATGGCATCATCAAATGCAGCCAAGATGTCAGCTGATGCACATCCAAAGCTCCAGCACACTTTGTACATTGCAATCCTTGCTTTTGGTACTCCACCTCTTGCAGTGCCAAATGCCAGGCCAAAGTAGCTAGTGTCGGGCACCAGTGCTCCTGCAGCAGTGGAGGAAGTGTGTGTGCCATGTCCCTCAGAGTCTCTCGGGGATTTGAAGTCCGTGCTGGCGTAGATACCTTCACTATTGTAGTACCTTCCTCCAATGATCTTGCTGTTGCAGGGAATCGTTCAGAAGTAATGAAGTGGTTAGATGCTTGCACCTAGGGTCATATTTTCTGCCTCTTAACAATGgacagagaagaaagagggattACTTGTTGCAAGTGAAGTTTGAGCCTTGACAGATCCCTTTCCATTTGGCAGGTGGGGGACCCATGTCCTTATCACTGAAACTATCAGACTCCGGCCAAATTCCTGAAAATTCAGATGCATGATCTTCAGATTAAATTCCTAGATCTACGTGGTGGGATGTAtggattagaattttaggaGATGAAAAAGGATCCAAGTGCATAAAATGGCCATCATGAAGAAAGGATTGAAGATGGAAGAAAAATAGGTGCATATGAGGAATGGGTCCATGAATCACCTCACAACGAATCGTTAGGGAAAGATTAAGGTGGCAAAGGCACAAGATATTGATGACTGCTTTGCTTAGCACCACAGAGTGCAAAAGAGAGGAGAACTCATGTTAACATAGATGGAAGCTGTAAGATGCGGCGAAGTATTGAACCAGAAAGGTGCagatgatcctttttttttgtgatggaAGAAAGATTGGATATAACGTTTGATACAACGAGGGATATGGTATGTTTGATATACTTTAATCATGTATTTAGATTGGAGTGATGTTTGTTTGTTATTGGCTGCTGAAATGATATTTTGATTGAATTTAAGTAACCGGGAGGGCAGAGCCAGTGTGTGGTGCGGCCAAGCAAATTACGTCAATATATACCTGTGTCAAGCAGTCCAACGATGACATCTCCTTCACTAGGAAAGCGTACAGTTCCACCAAGCGTAAGACCCATGAAATCCCATGACTTCGTGGTATGAAGCTTGATTATGGTATTTGGAAGAACAGAGACCACTCCATCCATCTCTGCGGTCACATATAGAAATGAGTAAGGGAACGAGAACATTTAACCTAATCAAATGATGCATGTCTTATTGCTTAGTAATTCTTACCCTGAATCCTTGTAGCTTCTTTGTCAGTCAACCTAGCAGCAAATCCATTGAAGCTTCTCCCATAACTGTACACAAGAGACTCTTTGGCACCAGAAGAACTGCAGTTAGGGGACCACCATAACTTGTTAGCATATTTAGGATAACACCTCTCTTAATGCTGCCCAATAAATTGGAATTTATTTAACAAAAAGCTAGAATTTAAAGTGtctattattttttggttttccAAATGAATGATGCTATATTTTAATTACTAAGCTATGAGACCATGAGTTGAACCATATGAAAAGGTAAAGACTCATTATAACAAACTTTATTCTTGAGCTATTATCAGCAATACATACTTTTGCTGCATGTTAAGTACATCTATTGTTCTGAGATCTCATTGGGAAAAATCATGAAAGACAAGAAATGCATTGCTAATGTACACATAAAAACTATAGATCGATGAAATAGCTAAGCATTACAAACTTAGTTAATATCCCTAAATAACCATGATATATAATATGGTGAAAATATctttataatataatttaatatggaGATAATAACATTAAAATTTATAGATAAAAAGCATATAATCTTTATTTCACACTTTttaatttgattttctgtttaggTAAGGGATATGATCTTGACAGCTGTGATTTTATCAAGTATTCCAATGGATCATTACCTCCACAAAATTATACAAGACATTGCATGAAATGAAAGCCAGAAAAGGTTTACTTGAAGAACTATGAATAATAGCGTCTctcctataaatattatattttctggGTATTCATAGGCTTTTGGTTGGGTCTTGCTTacataataagaaaaaaatttgaagCAACTGCACCAAGAAGAGTGATTGTGTTGTTATCTATTCATTTATAATAAAAAGTCTTTAAATCAATTGAGATCACATGTATCCTTTCACTAGTATTTAGACTAGGAAATAGATGAATAATTTTTTCATGCTATTaagctttttcattttttgtgtATGTGTGCATGGAGTATGTCGCATGCGACCAGGATAGTCCTATCATATTATCACAATATTATTCTTTAGTGAGTCCAATCCAGTTGTCCCCCTATTAACATGTACGGTTTTTAACTAGTAGAAGGGATGAACAAGCTTCATAACTTTTTAGGAATATGTTTGGGATATTTGAACCAATTTAAAAACAATTTGGCGCAATGTAACCTTGCAAGCTAATTTCTTATCAGCACAGACTATTGGATAACTACAACTAGCCAAACTATATGTAGTGACCTTCCAAGGGCAGCTTCTAGGATGGAGTGATGCATTGACTTGGCAGCAAACCCACCCTTAGGCTTTTCCCCCATGTACACAATGTGGACCTGCACCCAGCTCAGTTAATAAATTAAGAAACTCCTTGCGAACTCATACTGAAAATAGGGAAgagaaataccaaaaaaaaaaaaaagattacctTTCTTTCCTCAGTGCAATGACAACATATCAGAAAGGATGCAACTACAAGCGTATaaagaaggaaaaatggctTCGTGGCCATTGATAGGAGTCCTAAAACACTCGGAACGCTTCCCTGAACAGATTCGATTCAACCACAGATGCCCCATTGGCATGGAGATCTGAGCTATTTATCAGCCAGCCCATTAACGTCTTCCAAACAATGACCCTTTGCACACTCCGTTGACAACTAGATAAAGAGCATCATGTAGCTACCTCCGCCAACAAATAGATGAGAACAATGACCCTTACTTCCTTATCATATTTGAGATGAGAACTAGTAAACAGACGGAGGTTTTGAGTTTCCAAGGTTTTTAAGCGACGTTGTAAATAGAGTTCTTTGCGTTTTTGTTGTCATGTTCTGCATGATGAGTTTGTGGACAGTTGGTTGATAGCTCCGCTGCAGTGCCGACTGTCCATGAGCCTGGCAAcgaaaggaaaaggaagaagtaTGGATGGGCTTTCCAAAGTGAACAGTCCACTTTTTTTTTCGGATGGAGGCCGACGATCTGGTCAACGGTCTACACTAAAG
Above is a genomic segment from Phoenix dactylifera cultivar Barhee BC4 chromosome 2, palm_55x_up_171113_PBpolish2nd_filt_p, whole genome shotgun sequence containing:
- the LOC103699310 gene encoding cucumisin-like, giving the protein MATKPFFLLYTLVVASFLICCHCTEERKVHIVYMGEKPKGGFAAKSMHHSILEAALGSSSGAKESLVYSYGRSFNGFAARLTDKEATRIQEMDGVVSVLPNTIIKLHTTKSWDFMGLTLGGTVRFPSEGDVIVGLLDTGIWPESDSFSDKDMGPPPAKWKGICQGSNFTCNNKIIGGRYYNSEGIYASTDFKSPRDSEGHGTHTSSTAAGALVPDTSYFGLAFGTARGGVPKARIAMYKVCWSFGCASADILAAFDDAIADGVDILSVSLGGPPRPFFRDPIAIGSFHAMKNGILTANSAGNSGPDPRTVTNVAPWTITVAASSIDRKFIAKVALGNGQIFIGNSINRFALVGTYSLIYGGGAPNISAGASGDISKYCFPGSLNSYKTEHKIVLCDSISDGSGVLMAHGLGVIMSDSEYSDLAFSYPLPATVISVEDGAQILAYIQSTSNPFATILMGETIEDVMAPTVVSFSSRGPNTVVPDMLKPDLTAPGVDILAAWSPVAPPSVSEDDPLRVKYNVISGTSMSCPHVSGAAAYIKSAHPGWSPAAIKSALMTTATVMDPRKNADAEFAYGAGQIDPRKALTPGLIFDASEKDYVDFLCKQGYNTSTLRLVTGDSSTCPNTTTIGNAWGLNYPSFALSVIDGQRILGVFPRTVTNVGAPNSTYYASWAAPYPLTVSVTPSLLSFSSVGETKSFTVTVRGGAISQQFISGYIVWRDATHTVRMPLVVYTTLPPDDDEPMAARVRRSFDGSSRHHNNGILGAN